In the Nothobranchius furzeri strain GRZ-AD chromosome 15, NfurGRZ-RIMD1, whole genome shotgun sequence genome, one interval contains:
- the znf341 gene encoding zinc finger protein 341 isoform X3, whose protein sequence is MAQAIFEVLEGMDNQTVLAVQSLLDGQSGVPDPNNQNVSTTPTIQSMADDEDVFLCGKCKKQFNSLPAFMTHKRDQCQSGAPSLSTVSLASTNAYAPVPSISSVPQAPANRQVSTYIAVPPSPLTHTLVQGNVLVSDDVLMSAISAFTSIEQPMATMQAPLQSNLSMHTAGVSYLQHHHHHHHQQQQQQQHQQSSHPLPAGQPPQQSLSSQVPASHSNSVVQVYSAMPHMAGAGGGAAEIHALGLQAFHHPVQAPGQCVDSQSFSSTPVYSPGKQATKTKSCSNNLTELGDFEKVIIPKQPRSSKKSSSGAAEQLKGKGSKLECNFCDKIFSKNFDLQQHIRSHTGEKPFQCIVCGRAFAQKSNVKKHMQTHKVWPMSVASSVSRLPVTVKVVPASAGEEGRGGEQQKGGDTDEDGSQHQTGQEQESEQAEAPRELEENVTDAHAGPAEEESGRPHVQIQALSNQNQQTVVIDNTYRCRFCSSKFKTYFQLKSHLTQHKGEQVYKCVLKSCSQTFQKLDQFLEHIRTHQEQLTYRCHLCSKVFPSLFELGVHQYSHCFCPQQNPRKEAAVYRCVKCQSRYSTQEALEQHLLTASHSFPCPHCQKVFPCERYFRRHLPTHGVGGRFKCPVCKKAFKTEHYLKLHTRIHSGEKPFKCSLCEATFNRKDKVKRHMLIHEPFKKYKCPFRTHVGCTKEFNRPDKLKAHILSHSGIKPYKCLFCQKAFSRRAHMLEHQQSHTDNYRFRCSTCSKGFTRQSYYRDHKCPAAGNETAAKGGADGDEAAGAVEIGGERDRRRKSLRSQSGGGDAETEEDEHREGTRQGEGEDGERTDEGCGVAVGTTEGQTEGDEDSGTDKGGEVLEQIRSSDRNGSQQTCL, encoded by the exons ATGGCGCAGGCAATATTCGAGGTGCTTGAAG GCATGGACAACCAGACTGTGTTGGCTGTTCAGTCTCTGCTTGATGGCCAGTCTGGAGTTCCTGACCCAAATAATCAAAATGTGTCAACCACGCCCACTATTCAGTCTATGG CAGACGATGAAGACGTGTTCCTGTGTGGCAAATGTAAGAAGCAGTTTAACTCGCTACCGGCCTTCATGACTCACAAGAGGGACCAGTGTCAGTCTGGTGCCCCCTCGCTGTCCACGGTGTCTCTGGCCTCTACGAACGCTTATGCGCCGGTCCCGTCTATCAGCTCCGTCCCACAGGCTCCAGCCAacagacag GTGTCCACCTACATCGCCGTGCCTCCTTCACCTTTGACACACACGCTGGTGCAAGGCAACGTGCTAGTCAGTGACGACGTTCTCATGTCAGCCATTTCAGCCTTTACCTCTATCGAACAGCCCATGGCCACCATGCAGGCACCTTTACAG AGTAACCTGAGCATGCACACAGCTGGAGTATCCTACCTtcagcaccatcaccatcatcatcatcagcagcagcagcagcagcagcaccaacagTCCTCCCACCCCCTCCCAGCTGGACAACCCCCCCAACAGTCACTCTCATCCCAGGTCCCAGCGAGCCACAGCAACTCCGTGGTGCAGGTCTACAGCGCCATGCCCCACATGGCAGGGGCCGGTGGGGGTGCAGCAGAGATCCACGCCCTAGGACTGCAGGCCTTCCATCATCCTGTTCAG GCCCCGGGTCAGTGTGTGGACAGCCAGTCCTTCAGCAGCACTCCCGTGTACAGTCCTGGGAAGCAGGCCACCAAAACAAAGAGCTGCAGCAACAACCTGACAGAGCTGGGCGACTTCGAGAAGGTCATCATTCCCAAACAGCCCCGGAGTAGCAAGAAGAGCTCCAGTGGAGCCGCAG AGCAGCTGAAGGGGAAAGGTTCGAAGCTGGAGTGTAATTTCTGCGACAAGATCTTCTCCAAGAACTTTGATCTCCAGCAGCACATCAGGAG CCACACGGGAGAGAAACCCTTCCAGTGCATCGTCTGCGGACGAGCCTTCGCCCAGAAATCCAATGTGAAGAAACACATGCAGACTCACAAG GTGTGGCCGATGAGCGTGGCCAGCTCGGTGTCCCGACTGCCGGTTACGGTGAAGGTGGTCCCGGCGTCGGCGGGGGAAGAGGGACGGGGAGGCGAGCAGCAGAAGGGAGGCGACACGGACGAGGACGGGTCACAGCACCAAACGGGACAAGAACAGGAGTCGGAGCAAGCAG AGGCACCGCGGGAGTTGGAGGAGAATGTGACCGATGCTCACGCTGGTCCGGCAGAGGAGGAGAGCGGTCGCCCCCATGTCCAGATCCAGGCGCTGTCCAACCAGAACCAACAGACGGTAGTGATAGACAACACCTACCGGTGCCGGTTCTGCAGCAGCAAGTTCAAGACTTACTTCCAGCTCAAGTCCCACCTGACGCAGCACAAAGGGGAGCAG GTCTATAAATGCGTGTTAAAGTCCTGCTCCCAGACCTTCCAGAAGCTCGATCAGTTCCTCGAACACATCCGGACCCACCAGGAGCAGCTGACGTACCGCTGCCACCTCTGCAGCAAGGTGTTCCCCTCGCTGTTTGAACTGGGGGTCCACCAGTACTCCCACTGCTTCTGCCCACAGCAGAACCCACGCAAGGAGGCAGCCGTCTACAG GTGTGTGAAGTGTCAGAGCAGATATTCAACTCAGGAAGCTCTGGAACAGCATCTGCTGACGGCTTCACACAGCTTCCCTTGTCCACACTGTCAGAAG GTTTTCCCATGTGAGAGATACTTCAGACGCCACCTCCCCACACACGGAGTCGGAGGGAGGTTCAAATGTCCCGTCTGCAAGAAGGCCTTCAAGACAGAGCACTACCTCAAGCTGCACACCAGGATTCACTCAG GTGAAAAACCGTTCAAGTGTTCCCTCTGTGAGGCGACGTTCAACAGAAAGGACAAAGTAAAGCGACACATGCTCATCCATGAGCCTTTTAAGAAATACAAGTGTCCCTTCAG GACACATGTTGGCTGCACCAAAGAGTTCAACAGACCCGACAAACTCAAAGCGCACATCTTGTCACATTCTG GTATCAAGCCCTACAAGTGTCTGTTTTGCCAGAAGGCGTTCAGCCGCAGGGCTCACATGCTGGAGCATCAGCAGTCCCACACAGACAACTACCGCTTCAGGTGCTCCACCTGCAGCAAGGGCTTCACCAGACAGAGCTATTACAGAGACCACAAATGTCCCGCGGCAGGAAACGAGACGGCGGCAAAGGGAGGAGCGGACGGAGACGAGGCCGCAGGAGCGGTGGAGATCGGTGGAGAGCGCGACAGGAGGAGAAAATCTCTAAGGTCGCAGAGTGGTGGGGGAGATGCAGAGACGGAGGAAGATGAACACCGAGAGGGGACACGACAGGGCGAGGGAGAAGACGGAGAAAGGACAGATGAAGGCTGTGGAGTTGCTGTCGGCACCACTGAGGGACAGACTGAAGGGGACGAGGACAGCGGGACGGATAAAGGTGGCGAGGTGCTGGAGCAGATCCGCAGCAGCGACAGAAACGGTTCACAGCAAACTTGCTTGTAG
- the znf341 gene encoding zinc finger protein 341 isoform X1 yields MAQAIFEVLEGMDNQTVLAVQSLLDGQSGVPDPNNQNVSTTPTIQSMADDEDVFLCGKCKKQFNSLPAFMTHKRDQCQSGAPSLSTVSLASTNAYAPVPSISSVPQAPANRQVSTYIAVPPSPLTHTLVQGNVLVSDDVLMSAISAFTSIEQPMATMQAPLQSNLSMHTAGVSYLQHHHHHHHQQQQQQQHQQSSHPLPAGQPPQQSLSSQVPASHSNSVVQVYSAMPHMAGAGGGAAEIHALGLQAFHHPVQAPGQCVDSQSFSSTPVYSPGKQATKTKSCSNNLTELGDFEKVIIPKQPRSSKKSSSGAAAEQLKGKGSKLECNFCDKIFSKNFDLQQHIRSHTGEKPFQCIVCGRAFAQKSNVKKHMQTHKVWPMSVASSVSRLPVTVKVVPASAGEEGRGGEQQKGGDTDEDGSQHQTGQEQESEQAEAPRELEENVTDAHAGPAEEESGRPHVQIQALSNQNQQTVVIDNTYRCRFCSSKFKTYFQLKSHLTQHKGEQVYKCVLKSCSQTFQKLDQFLEHIRTHQEQLTYRCHLCSKVFPSLFELGVHQYSHCFCPQQNPRKEAAVYRCVKCQSRYSTQEALEQHLLTASHSFPCPHCQKVFPCERYFRRHLPTHGVGGRFKCPVCKKAFKTEHYLKLHTRIHSGEKPFKCSLCEATFNRKDKVKRHMLIHEPFKKYKCPFRTHVGCTKEFNRPDKLKAHILSHSGIKPYKCLFCQKAFSRRAHMLEHQQSHTDNYRFRCSTCSKGFTRQSYYRDHKCPAAGNETAAKGGADGDEAAGAVEIGGERDRRRKSLRSQSGGGDAETEEDEHREGTRQGEGEDGERTDEGCGVAVGTTEGQTEGDEDSGTDKGGEVLEQIRSSDRNGSQQTCL; encoded by the exons ATGGCGCAGGCAATATTCGAGGTGCTTGAAG GCATGGACAACCAGACTGTGTTGGCTGTTCAGTCTCTGCTTGATGGCCAGTCTGGAGTTCCTGACCCAAATAATCAAAATGTGTCAACCACGCCCACTATTCAGTCTATGG CAGACGATGAAGACGTGTTCCTGTGTGGCAAATGTAAGAAGCAGTTTAACTCGCTACCGGCCTTCATGACTCACAAGAGGGACCAGTGTCAGTCTGGTGCCCCCTCGCTGTCCACGGTGTCTCTGGCCTCTACGAACGCTTATGCGCCGGTCCCGTCTATCAGCTCCGTCCCACAGGCTCCAGCCAacagacag GTGTCCACCTACATCGCCGTGCCTCCTTCACCTTTGACACACACGCTGGTGCAAGGCAACGTGCTAGTCAGTGACGACGTTCTCATGTCAGCCATTTCAGCCTTTACCTCTATCGAACAGCCCATGGCCACCATGCAGGCACCTTTACAG AGTAACCTGAGCATGCACACAGCTGGAGTATCCTACCTtcagcaccatcaccatcatcatcatcagcagcagcagcagcagcagcaccaacagTCCTCCCACCCCCTCCCAGCTGGACAACCCCCCCAACAGTCACTCTCATCCCAGGTCCCAGCGAGCCACAGCAACTCCGTGGTGCAGGTCTACAGCGCCATGCCCCACATGGCAGGGGCCGGTGGGGGTGCAGCAGAGATCCACGCCCTAGGACTGCAGGCCTTCCATCATCCTGTTCAG GCCCCGGGTCAGTGTGTGGACAGCCAGTCCTTCAGCAGCACTCCCGTGTACAGTCCTGGGAAGCAGGCCACCAAAACAAAGAGCTGCAGCAACAACCTGACAGAGCTGGGCGACTTCGAGAAGGTCATCATTCCCAAACAGCCCCGGAGTAGCAAGAAGAGCTCCAGTGGAGCCGCAG CAGAGCAGCTGAAGGGGAAAGGTTCGAAGCTGGAGTGTAATTTCTGCGACAAGATCTTCTCCAAGAACTTTGATCTCCAGCAGCACATCAGGAG CCACACGGGAGAGAAACCCTTCCAGTGCATCGTCTGCGGACGAGCCTTCGCCCAGAAATCCAATGTGAAGAAACACATGCAGACTCACAAG GTGTGGCCGATGAGCGTGGCCAGCTCGGTGTCCCGACTGCCGGTTACGGTGAAGGTGGTCCCGGCGTCGGCGGGGGAAGAGGGACGGGGAGGCGAGCAGCAGAAGGGAGGCGACACGGACGAGGACGGGTCACAGCACCAAACGGGACAAGAACAGGAGTCGGAGCAAGCAG AGGCACCGCGGGAGTTGGAGGAGAATGTGACCGATGCTCACGCTGGTCCGGCAGAGGAGGAGAGCGGTCGCCCCCATGTCCAGATCCAGGCGCTGTCCAACCAGAACCAACAGACGGTAGTGATAGACAACACCTACCGGTGCCGGTTCTGCAGCAGCAAGTTCAAGACTTACTTCCAGCTCAAGTCCCACCTGACGCAGCACAAAGGGGAGCAG GTCTATAAATGCGTGTTAAAGTCCTGCTCCCAGACCTTCCAGAAGCTCGATCAGTTCCTCGAACACATCCGGACCCACCAGGAGCAGCTGACGTACCGCTGCCACCTCTGCAGCAAGGTGTTCCCCTCGCTGTTTGAACTGGGGGTCCACCAGTACTCCCACTGCTTCTGCCCACAGCAGAACCCACGCAAGGAGGCAGCCGTCTACAG GTGTGTGAAGTGTCAGAGCAGATATTCAACTCAGGAAGCTCTGGAACAGCATCTGCTGACGGCTTCACACAGCTTCCCTTGTCCACACTGTCAGAAG GTTTTCCCATGTGAGAGATACTTCAGACGCCACCTCCCCACACACGGAGTCGGAGGGAGGTTCAAATGTCCCGTCTGCAAGAAGGCCTTCAAGACAGAGCACTACCTCAAGCTGCACACCAGGATTCACTCAG GTGAAAAACCGTTCAAGTGTTCCCTCTGTGAGGCGACGTTCAACAGAAAGGACAAAGTAAAGCGACACATGCTCATCCATGAGCCTTTTAAGAAATACAAGTGTCCCTTCAG GACACATGTTGGCTGCACCAAAGAGTTCAACAGACCCGACAAACTCAAAGCGCACATCTTGTCACATTCTG GTATCAAGCCCTACAAGTGTCTGTTTTGCCAGAAGGCGTTCAGCCGCAGGGCTCACATGCTGGAGCATCAGCAGTCCCACACAGACAACTACCGCTTCAGGTGCTCCACCTGCAGCAAGGGCTTCACCAGACAGAGCTATTACAGAGACCACAAATGTCCCGCGGCAGGAAACGAGACGGCGGCAAAGGGAGGAGCGGACGGAGACGAGGCCGCAGGAGCGGTGGAGATCGGTGGAGAGCGCGACAGGAGGAGAAAATCTCTAAGGTCGCAGAGTGGTGGGGGAGATGCAGAGACGGAGGAAGATGAACACCGAGAGGGGACACGACAGGGCGAGGGAGAAGACGGAGAAAGGACAGATGAAGGCTGTGGAGTTGCTGTCGGCACCACTGAGGGACAGACTGAAGGGGACGAGGACAGCGGGACGGATAAAGGTGGCGAGGTGCTGGAGCAGATCCGCAGCAGCGACAGAAACGGTTCACAGCAAACTTGCTTGTAG
- the znf341 gene encoding zinc finger protein 341 isoform X2: protein MAQAIFEVLEGMDNQTVLAVQSLLDGQSGVPDPNNQNVSTTPTIQSMDDEDVFLCGKCKKQFNSLPAFMTHKRDQCQSGAPSLSTVSLASTNAYAPVPSISSVPQAPANRQVSTYIAVPPSPLTHTLVQGNVLVSDDVLMSAISAFTSIEQPMATMQAPLQSNLSMHTAGVSYLQHHHHHHHQQQQQQQHQQSSHPLPAGQPPQQSLSSQVPASHSNSVVQVYSAMPHMAGAGGGAAEIHALGLQAFHHPVQAPGQCVDSQSFSSTPVYSPGKQATKTKSCSNNLTELGDFEKVIIPKQPRSSKKSSSGAAAEQLKGKGSKLECNFCDKIFSKNFDLQQHIRSHTGEKPFQCIVCGRAFAQKSNVKKHMQTHKVWPMSVASSVSRLPVTVKVVPASAGEEGRGGEQQKGGDTDEDGSQHQTGQEQESEQAEAPRELEENVTDAHAGPAEEESGRPHVQIQALSNQNQQTVVIDNTYRCRFCSSKFKTYFQLKSHLTQHKGEQVYKCVLKSCSQTFQKLDQFLEHIRTHQEQLTYRCHLCSKVFPSLFELGVHQYSHCFCPQQNPRKEAAVYRCVKCQSRYSTQEALEQHLLTASHSFPCPHCQKVFPCERYFRRHLPTHGVGGRFKCPVCKKAFKTEHYLKLHTRIHSGEKPFKCSLCEATFNRKDKVKRHMLIHEPFKKYKCPFRTHVGCTKEFNRPDKLKAHILSHSGIKPYKCLFCQKAFSRRAHMLEHQQSHTDNYRFRCSTCSKGFTRQSYYRDHKCPAAGNETAAKGGADGDEAAGAVEIGGERDRRRKSLRSQSGGGDAETEEDEHREGTRQGEGEDGERTDEGCGVAVGTTEGQTEGDEDSGTDKGGEVLEQIRSSDRNGSQQTCL, encoded by the exons ATGGCGCAGGCAATATTCGAGGTGCTTGAAG GCATGGACAACCAGACTGTGTTGGCTGTTCAGTCTCTGCTTGATGGCCAGTCTGGAGTTCCTGACCCAAATAATCAAAATGTGTCAACCACGCCCACTATTCAGTCTATGG ACGATGAAGACGTGTTCCTGTGTGGCAAATGTAAGAAGCAGTTTAACTCGCTACCGGCCTTCATGACTCACAAGAGGGACCAGTGTCAGTCTGGTGCCCCCTCGCTGTCCACGGTGTCTCTGGCCTCTACGAACGCTTATGCGCCGGTCCCGTCTATCAGCTCCGTCCCACAGGCTCCAGCCAacagacag GTGTCCACCTACATCGCCGTGCCTCCTTCACCTTTGACACACACGCTGGTGCAAGGCAACGTGCTAGTCAGTGACGACGTTCTCATGTCAGCCATTTCAGCCTTTACCTCTATCGAACAGCCCATGGCCACCATGCAGGCACCTTTACAG AGTAACCTGAGCATGCACACAGCTGGAGTATCCTACCTtcagcaccatcaccatcatcatcatcagcagcagcagcagcagcagcaccaacagTCCTCCCACCCCCTCCCAGCTGGACAACCCCCCCAACAGTCACTCTCATCCCAGGTCCCAGCGAGCCACAGCAACTCCGTGGTGCAGGTCTACAGCGCCATGCCCCACATGGCAGGGGCCGGTGGGGGTGCAGCAGAGATCCACGCCCTAGGACTGCAGGCCTTCCATCATCCTGTTCAG GCCCCGGGTCAGTGTGTGGACAGCCAGTCCTTCAGCAGCACTCCCGTGTACAGTCCTGGGAAGCAGGCCACCAAAACAAAGAGCTGCAGCAACAACCTGACAGAGCTGGGCGACTTCGAGAAGGTCATCATTCCCAAACAGCCCCGGAGTAGCAAGAAGAGCTCCAGTGGAGCCGCAG CAGAGCAGCTGAAGGGGAAAGGTTCGAAGCTGGAGTGTAATTTCTGCGACAAGATCTTCTCCAAGAACTTTGATCTCCAGCAGCACATCAGGAG CCACACGGGAGAGAAACCCTTCCAGTGCATCGTCTGCGGACGAGCCTTCGCCCAGAAATCCAATGTGAAGAAACACATGCAGACTCACAAG GTGTGGCCGATGAGCGTGGCCAGCTCGGTGTCCCGACTGCCGGTTACGGTGAAGGTGGTCCCGGCGTCGGCGGGGGAAGAGGGACGGGGAGGCGAGCAGCAGAAGGGAGGCGACACGGACGAGGACGGGTCACAGCACCAAACGGGACAAGAACAGGAGTCGGAGCAAGCAG AGGCACCGCGGGAGTTGGAGGAGAATGTGACCGATGCTCACGCTGGTCCGGCAGAGGAGGAGAGCGGTCGCCCCCATGTCCAGATCCAGGCGCTGTCCAACCAGAACCAACAGACGGTAGTGATAGACAACACCTACCGGTGCCGGTTCTGCAGCAGCAAGTTCAAGACTTACTTCCAGCTCAAGTCCCACCTGACGCAGCACAAAGGGGAGCAG GTCTATAAATGCGTGTTAAAGTCCTGCTCCCAGACCTTCCAGAAGCTCGATCAGTTCCTCGAACACATCCGGACCCACCAGGAGCAGCTGACGTACCGCTGCCACCTCTGCAGCAAGGTGTTCCCCTCGCTGTTTGAACTGGGGGTCCACCAGTACTCCCACTGCTTCTGCCCACAGCAGAACCCACGCAAGGAGGCAGCCGTCTACAG GTGTGTGAAGTGTCAGAGCAGATATTCAACTCAGGAAGCTCTGGAACAGCATCTGCTGACGGCTTCACACAGCTTCCCTTGTCCACACTGTCAGAAG GTTTTCCCATGTGAGAGATACTTCAGACGCCACCTCCCCACACACGGAGTCGGAGGGAGGTTCAAATGTCCCGTCTGCAAGAAGGCCTTCAAGACAGAGCACTACCTCAAGCTGCACACCAGGATTCACTCAG GTGAAAAACCGTTCAAGTGTTCCCTCTGTGAGGCGACGTTCAACAGAAAGGACAAAGTAAAGCGACACATGCTCATCCATGAGCCTTTTAAGAAATACAAGTGTCCCTTCAG GACACATGTTGGCTGCACCAAAGAGTTCAACAGACCCGACAAACTCAAAGCGCACATCTTGTCACATTCTG GTATCAAGCCCTACAAGTGTCTGTTTTGCCAGAAGGCGTTCAGCCGCAGGGCTCACATGCTGGAGCATCAGCAGTCCCACACAGACAACTACCGCTTCAGGTGCTCCACCTGCAGCAAGGGCTTCACCAGACAGAGCTATTACAGAGACCACAAATGTCCCGCGGCAGGAAACGAGACGGCGGCAAAGGGAGGAGCGGACGGAGACGAGGCCGCAGGAGCGGTGGAGATCGGTGGAGAGCGCGACAGGAGGAGAAAATCTCTAAGGTCGCAGAGTGGTGGGGGAGATGCAGAGACGGAGGAAGATGAACACCGAGAGGGGACACGACAGGGCGAGGGAGAAGACGGAGAAAGGACAGATGAAGGCTGTGGAGTTGCTGTCGGCACCACTGAGGGACAGACTGAAGGGGACGAGGACAGCGGGACGGATAAAGGTGGCGAGGTGCTGGAGCAGATCCGCAGCAGCGACAGAAACGGTTCACAGCAAACTTGCTTGTAG